A single Cryptococcus deuterogattii R265 chromosome 2, complete sequence DNA region contains:
- a CDS encoding branchpoint-bridging protein — MWRPAAKTTGTNDVPLANKRRFGLPEDGPPSNSPSYAPRPAGDIQYFNGRQERERDGRDDRERPRDDYDRRRDDYPRDDRDRRYEDYSRDGHSDRRDERSRWDDGDRREAPRGRERSRDRGDSNEDGPRKRRSRWGDASAKVNVPGMPVAVMGNVSQTELDNYAIHVRLEEINRKLRTGDVVPPEGQRSPSPTPQYDAYGRRTNTRELRYRKKLEDERTRLIDRAVKSDPNFRPPVDFQHKRGSRPQDKVYIPVKEFPEINFFGLLVGPRGNSLKKMERESGAKISIRGKGSVKEGKGRPGNFPHDEEDELHCLITADDESKVKACVALINKVIETAASTPEGENDHKRNQLRELASLNGTLRDDENQLCQNCGEKGHRRWECPQQRVYSANVICRICGGAGHMARDCRGRGDPNLTQNKQTAFDSEYTALMAELGEGGGSTPGSAPTAAIGAPGAIPPQSRVPPWRLPENWQSNAGGFRGPPGFQAQGYQQAAPGAAAYGQQQAYPGYAGYQTGAVGGYGSPATGGADAYAAYYASMGQQAPAAAV; from the exons ATGTGGAGGCCAGCTGCAAAGACAACCGGCACGAACGAC GTCCCTCTCGCAAACAAGCGACGCTTCGGTCTCCCCGAAGATGGTCCTCCCTCCAACTCTCCTTCCTATGCACCTCGTCCTGCTGGCGATATTCAGTACTTTAATGGCCGACAAGAGCGCGAGCGTGATGGTCGAGACGACAGAGAGAGACCAAGGGATGATTACGACAGGAGGCGTGATGATTACCCGCGAGACGATAGGGACAGAAGATATGAAGACTACTCCAGGGATGGACACAGTGACAGACGAGACGAGAGGTCGAGATGGGATGACGGAGACAGGAGAGAGGCCCCCAGAGGCCGTGAGCGCTCTAGGGATCGTGGAGACTCGAATGAAG ATGGCCCGCGGAAGCGTCGATCTCGATGGGGCGACGCTTCAGCCAAAGTCAATGTTCCCGGAATGCCTGTCGCCGTCATGGGCAATGTTTCTCAGACAGAACTTGACAATTATGCTATTCACGTCCGTCTCGAGGAGATCAATCGTAAACTGAGAACTGGTGATGTCGTTCCCCCTGAGGGTCAGCGTTCTCCATCCCCTACTCCCCAATACGATGCCTACGGACGCAGGACCAACACAAGAGAGTTGAGATACCGCAAAAAGCTGGAAGACGAGCGTACGAGATTAATCGATCGCGCGGTCAAGTCAGACCCCAATTTCCGACCCCCTGTGGACTTTCAGCATAAGCGAGGTTCTCGACCTCAAGACAAAGTTTATATTCCTGTCAAAGAATTTCCGGAAATCAACTTTTTCGGCTTGCTCGTTGGTCCTCGTGGTAATTCTCTcaaaaaaatggaaagggAGAGTGGTGCCAAAATCAGCATCCGAGGTAAGGGAAGTGTCAAGGAGGGTAAGGGAAGGCCCGGTAACTTCCCTcatgatgaggaggatgaactGCATTGTTTGATCACCGCCGACGATGAAAGCAAGGTCAAGGCTTGTGTCGCCCTGATCAACAAAGTTATAGAAACT GCTGCGTCCACTCCTGAAGGCGAAAATGACCATAAACGAAACCAGCTTCGAGAACTGGCCTCGCTTAACGGTACTCTTCGAGACGACGAGAACCAGCTTTGCCAAAACTGTGGCGAAAAAGGTCATAGGCGTTGGGAGTGTCCACAGCAGAGAGTGTATAGCGCCAATGTCATCTGTCGTATTTGTGGTGGAG CTGGTCATATGGCACGAGATTGCCGTGGTCGTGGTGATCCAAACCTTACTCAAAATAAACAAACTGCGTTCGATTCAGAATACACTGCACTTATGGCAGAGCTCGGCGAAGGCGGCGGATCGACGCCAGGCTCTGCTCCTACTGCCGCCATTGGCGCTCCTGGTGCTATTCCACCCCAAAGCAGGGTGCCCCCTTGGAGACTTCCGGAAAATTGGCAGTCCA ACGCTGGCGGTTTCCGTGGCCCCCCCGGTTTCCAAGCCCAGGGCTACCAGCAAGCCGCTCCAGGTGCTGCTGCCTACGGCCAACAACAAGCTTACCCAGGCTACGCCGGTTACCAGACTGGTGCCGTGggtggatatggaagtCCGGCCACCGGCGGTGCTGACGCCTATGCTGC TTACTATGCCTCTATGGGACAGCAAGCTCCTGCCGCTGCTGTTTAA
- a CDS encoding DNA repair and recombination protein RAD54-like protein, whose protein sequence is MLRRTIQRPSEPPLTSATSGGFGIVSTPFKIPKSSAPKRESTLPARKRKAVSYKEDGPCDDGGNDEYDDEGRPSKKGKFAMGNKEYGSDGVLGDMAKWCNRKFPVFQPKDKSGVFTKSFSIPIMYCPRTSEPIIHSLSHASLGARRHPTLVPRPLHDPMDDHAIVLFDPTIDDKPNPEDINTIESLEEMKKKEELNKGPHRSLKVILGIADEKKNKKVVKVPVVIDPRLSKVLRPHQIEGVKFLYRCTTGLIADGAWGCIMADEMGLGKTLQCIALLWTLLRQSPIAGKPTCEKVVIACPTSLVGNWANELVKWLGSGAVNPMVVDGKGGKAELIPAVRRWVQAHGRNITLPVMIVSYETLRTLQEELASCEIGLLLADEGHRLKNAETLTFQALTSLKVQRRVILTGTPIQNDLSEYFALLNFANPEYLGSKLDFKKNFESKILRGRDADATEKEKLESDAKLKELGGLVSKFIIRRTNDLLSKYLPVKYEHVVFCRPSPLQASLYNLFVTSKDVQRLLRGKDSQPLKAIGLLRKLVNHPDLLNLPEDLPGSETLLPDGYNGKGRDRTVNCQYSGKFVVLERMLDHIRHHTNDKIVLISNATQTLDLMEKLCRSKRYGYLRLDGSMSVPKRSKIVAQFNQPESKEFVFLLSSKAGGCGINLIGANRLVLFDPDWNPASDQQALARVWRDGQKKECFVYRFQTTGTIEEKIFQRQCQKQNLSACVVDEAEDTARHFTQGDLRQLFKFNPETLCDTHDTYKCKRCREGKQFVKAQALLYGDASTWNHYPNEELGKMHDDLLRAELGLAEVSYVFQYISH, encoded by the exons ATGCTGCGGAGAACAATTCAACGTCCAAGCGAGCCGCCTCTCACTTCAGCCACTTCTGGAGGCTTCGGTATCGTCTCCACCCCTTTCAAGATACCGAAATCTTCAGCACCTAAACGCGAATCGACACTTCCAGCGCGAAAGCGAAAAGCTGTCTCATATAAAGAGGATGGACCCTGTGATGACGGTGGCAATGATGagtatgatgatgaaggaaggcccagcaagaagggcaaaTTTGCTATGGGTAATAAGGAGTATGGCTCCGATGGCGTTTTGGGCGATATGGCCAAATGGTGTAACAGAAAATTCCCGGTGTTTCAGCCAAAAGACAAGTCTGGCGTATTTACAAAAAG CTTCTCAATCCCAATTATGTATTGCCCCAGGACCTCGGAACCTATAATACATTCGCTTTCTCATGCCTCTCTTGGCGCCCGCAGACATCCTACTCTTGTCCCCAGGCCTCTACACGATCCTATGGACGACCATGCTATCGTTCTGTTCGACCCCACTATTGATGATAAACCGAATCCGGAGGATATAAATACAATAGAATCGCTagaagaaatgaagaagaaagaagagttgaaTAAGGGGCCGCATAGGAGCTTGAAGGTCATCCTCGGTATTGcggatgaaaagaagaataaaAAGGTTGTCAAGGTGCCAGTCGTCATCGACCCAAGGCTGTCGAAAGTTTTACGGCCTCATCAAATCGAAGGAGTGAAATTCCTATACCGGTGCACAACCGGATTGATTGCCGATGGGGCATGGGGATGTATCATGGCAGATGAAATGGGGCTCGGGAAAACTCTGCAGTGCATTGCTCTCCTTTGGACGCTTCTCAGGCAGTCGCCTATTGCCGGGAAGCCTACGTGTGAAAAAGTTGTTATCGCCTGTCCCACGTCACTCGTTGGCAACTGGGCCAATGAGCTTGTCAAATGGCTCGGATCGGGAGCGGTCAACCCTATGGTTGTGGATGGCAAAGGGGGAAAAGCCGAGCTTATTCCCGCTGTTAGGCGATGGGTGCAAGCCCACGGCAGGAATATCACTCTACCTGTGATGATTGTTTCGTATGAGACTCTGCGAACTCTACAAGAAGAGTTGGCCAGTTGCGAAATTGGGTTGCTTCTTGCCGATGAGGGCCACAGGCTCAAAAACGCTG AGACCCTTACCTTCCAAGCTCTTACCTCTCTCAAAGTCCAGCGTCGAGTCATTCTCACTGGAACACCCATACAAAACGACTTATCTGAGTACTTTGCACTGTTGAACTTTGCCAACCCAGAGTATCTTGGCTCGAAGCTTGACTTCAAAAAGAACTTTGAGTCCAAAATTCTCAGAGGACGTGATGCTGATGCAAcggagaaagagaaattgGAGAGTGACGCAAAGTTAAAGGAGCTTGGCGGACTCGTGAGCAAGTTCATCATCCGACGTACGAATGACTTGTTATCCAAATATT TGCCCGTTAAATATGAGCATGTTGTTTTCTGTCGCCCAAGTCCTCTGCAAGCATCGCTCTACAATCTCTTCGTTACCTCCAAAGATGTTCAACGACTCCTTCGAGGCAAAGACTCTCAACCTCTCAAGGCCATTGGTCTTCTCAGAAAGTTGGTTAATCACCCGGATCTTCTCAATTTACCCGAAGACCTTCCTGGCAGCGAAACCTTGTTACCAGATGGCTATAACGGGAAGGGCAGGGACAGGACCGTCAACTGCCAATATTCGGGAAAATTCGTAGTCCTCGAAAG GATGCTAGACCACATAAGACACCACACAAATGACAAAATAGTACTCATCAGCAATGCTACTCAAACTCTTGACCTCATGGAGAAGCTGTGTCGCAGTAAGCGATATGGCTATCTTCGATTAGACGGCAGCATGTCGGTTCCTAAGAGATCAAAGATTGTGGCTCAGTTCAATCAGCCTGAAAGCAAGGAATTCGTTTTTTTGCTTAGTTCTAAGGCAGGTGGATGTGGCATTAATCTAATCGGCGCCAATAGATTGGTGCTATTTGACCCT GACTGGAACCCTGCCAGTGATCAGCAGGCTTTGGCTCGAGTCTGGCGTGATGGacaaaagaaagaatgtTTCGTCTATCGATTTCAAACGACAGGTACTATTGAAGAAAAAATCTTCCAACGACA ATGTCAAAAGCAAAATCTGTCGGCGTGCGTAGTTGACGAAGCCGAAGATACGGCCCGACATTTCACGCAGGGCGACCTACGACAACTATTTAAGTTTAACCCCGAAACTTTGTGCGATACACACGATACTTACAAGTGCAAGCGGTGTCGAGAAGGCAAGCAATTTGTTAAGGCGCAAGCCCTGCTCTATGGTGATGCCAGCAC TTGGAACCATTATCCCAACGAGGAGCTGGGGAAAATGCATGACGACCTATTGAGAGCGGAATTGGGTCTCGCAGAGGTATCCTATGTTTTTCAGTACATTTCGCATTGA